Proteins from one Meriones unguiculatus strain TT.TT164.6M chromosome 10, Bangor_MerUng_6.1, whole genome shotgun sequence genomic window:
- the Psmd4 gene encoding 26S proteasome non-ATPase regulatory subunit 4 isoform X1: MVLESTMVCVDNSEYMRNGDFLPTRLQAQQDAVNIVCHSKTRSNPENNVGLITLANDCEVLTTLTPDTGRILSKLHTVQPKGKITFCTGIRVAHLALKHRQGKNHKMRIIAFIGSPVEDNEKDLVKLAKRLKKEKVNVDIINFGEEEVNTEKLTAFVNTLNGKDGTGSHLVTVPPGPSLADALISSPILAGEGGAMLGLGASDFEFGVDPSADPELALALRVSMEEQRQRQEEEARRAAAASAAEAGIATSGTEGERDSDDALLKMTINQQEFGRAGLPDLSSMTEEEQIAYAMQMSLQGAEFGQAESADIDASSAMDTSEPVKEEDDYDVMQDPEFLQSVLENLPGVDPNNEAIRNAMGSLASQATKDGKKDKKEEDKK; the protein is encoded by the exons ATGGTGTTGGAGAGCACTATGGTTTG TGTGGACAACAGTGAGTACATGCGGAATGGAGACTTCCTTCCCACCCGGCTGCAGGCCCAGCAGGATGCTGTCAACATCGTATGTCACTCAAAGACCCGAAGCAACCCTGAGAATAACGTGGGCCTCATCACACTGGCCAA TGACTGTGAGGTGCTGACCACACTCACCCCTGACACTGGCCGCATCCTCTCTAAGCTCCACACCGTCCAACCCAAGGGCAAGATCACCTTCTGCACTGGCATCCGCGTGGCCCAT CTGGCTCTGAAGCACCGGCAGGGCAAGAATCACAAGATGCGCATCATCGCCTTCATTGGGAGCCCTGTGGAAGACAATGAAAAGGAT CTGGTGAAACTAGCTAAACgcctcaagaaagaaaaagtgaatgtTGACATCATCAATTTTGGGGAAGAG GAGGTGAACACAGAGAAGCTGACGGCCTTTGTGAACACACTGAACGGCAAGGACGGAACCGGGTCACATCTAGTGACAGTGCCTCCTGGGCCCAGCTTGGCCGATGCTCTCATCAGTTCTCCTATTCTGGCTGGTGAAGGTGGTGCCATGCTGGGTCTCGGTGCCAGTGACTTTGAGTTTGGAGTAGACCCCAGTGCTGATCCCGAGTTGGCCCTA GCCCTTCGTGTTTCTATGGAAGAGCAGCGGCAgcggcaggaggaggaggcacgGCGGGCTGCTGCGGCCTCTGCAGCTGAGGCTGGAATTGCTACATCTGGGACTGAAGGTGAAAGAG ACTCAGATGATGCCCTGCTGAAGATGACCATCAACCAGCAGGAGTTTGGCCGTGCTGGGCTTCCTGACCTAAGCAGCATGACTGAGGAGGAGCAGATTGCCTATGCCATGCAGATGTCCCTTCAGGGAGCAG AGTTTGGCCAAGCAGAGTCAGCTGACATCGATGCCAGCTCAGCCATGGACACATCAGAGCCAGTCAAG GAGGAGGATGACTATGACGTGATGCAGGACCCAGAGTTCCTTCAGAGTGTCCTAGAGAACCTGCCAGGCGTGGATCCCAACAATGAAGCCATTCGAAATGCAATGGGCTCTCTGGCCTCCCAGGCCACCAAGGATGgcaagaaagacaagaaagaggaagacaagaagTGA
- the Psmd4 gene encoding 26S proteasome non-ATPase regulatory subunit 4 isoform X2 translates to MVLESTMVCVDNSEYMRNGDFLPTRLQAQQDAVNIVCHSKTRSNPENNVGLITLANDCEVLTTLTPDTGRILSKLHTVQPKGKITFCTGIRVAHLALKHRQGKNHKMRIIAFIGSPVEDNEKDLVKLAKRLKKEKVNVDIINFGEEEVNTEKLTAFVNTLNGKDGTGSHLVTVPPGPSLADALISSPILAGEGGAMLGLGASDFEFGVDPSADPELALALRVSMEEQRQRQEEEARRAAAASAAEAGIATSGTEDSDDALLKMTINQQEFGRAGLPDLSSMTEEEQIAYAMQMSLQGAEFGQAESADIDASSAMDTSEPVKEEDDYDVMQDPEFLQSVLENLPGVDPNNEAIRNAMGSLASQATKDGKKDKKEEDKK, encoded by the exons ATGGTGTTGGAGAGCACTATGGTTTG TGTGGACAACAGTGAGTACATGCGGAATGGAGACTTCCTTCCCACCCGGCTGCAGGCCCAGCAGGATGCTGTCAACATCGTATGTCACTCAAAGACCCGAAGCAACCCTGAGAATAACGTGGGCCTCATCACACTGGCCAA TGACTGTGAGGTGCTGACCACACTCACCCCTGACACTGGCCGCATCCTCTCTAAGCTCCACACCGTCCAACCCAAGGGCAAGATCACCTTCTGCACTGGCATCCGCGTGGCCCAT CTGGCTCTGAAGCACCGGCAGGGCAAGAATCACAAGATGCGCATCATCGCCTTCATTGGGAGCCCTGTGGAAGACAATGAAAAGGAT CTGGTGAAACTAGCTAAACgcctcaagaaagaaaaagtgaatgtTGACATCATCAATTTTGGGGAAGAG GAGGTGAACACAGAGAAGCTGACGGCCTTTGTGAACACACTGAACGGCAAGGACGGAACCGGGTCACATCTAGTGACAGTGCCTCCTGGGCCCAGCTTGGCCGATGCTCTCATCAGTTCTCCTATTCTGGCTGGTGAAGGTGGTGCCATGCTGGGTCTCGGTGCCAGTGACTTTGAGTTTGGAGTAGACCCCAGTGCTGATCCCGAGTTGGCCCTA GCCCTTCGTGTTTCTATGGAAGAGCAGCGGCAgcggcaggaggaggaggcacgGCGGGCTGCTGCGGCCTCTGCAGCTGAGGCTGGAATTGCTACATCTGGGACTGAAG ACTCAGATGATGCCCTGCTGAAGATGACCATCAACCAGCAGGAGTTTGGCCGTGCTGGGCTTCCTGACCTAAGCAGCATGACTGAGGAGGAGCAGATTGCCTATGCCATGCAGATGTCCCTTCAGGGAGCAG AGTTTGGCCAAGCAGAGTCAGCTGACATCGATGCCAGCTCAGCCATGGACACATCAGAGCCAGTCAAG GAGGAGGATGACTATGACGTGATGCAGGACCCAGAGTTCCTTCAGAGTGTCCTAGAGAACCTGCCAGGCGTGGATCCCAACAATGAAGCCATTCGAAATGCAATGGGCTCTCTGGCCTCCCAGGCCACCAAGGATGgcaagaaagacaagaaagaggaagacaagaagTGA
- the Psmd4 gene encoding 26S proteasome non-ATPase regulatory subunit 4 isoform X3 — MNSQVMVEHAFNLSTGEAETGGSLSLKPAWSTDDCEVLTTLTPDTGRILSKLHTVQPKGKITFCTGIRVAHLALKHRQGKNHKMRIIAFIGSPVEDNEKDLVKLAKRLKKEKVNVDIINFGEEEVNTEKLTAFVNTLNGKDGTGSHLVTVPPGPSLADALISSPILAGEGGAMLGLGASDFEFGVDPSADPELALALRVSMEEQRQRQEEEARRAAAASAAEAGIATSGTEGERDSDDALLKMTINQQEFGRAGLPDLSSMTEEEQIAYAMQMSLQGAEFGQAESADIDASSAMDTSEPVKEEDDYDVMQDPEFLQSVLENLPGVDPNNEAIRNAMGSLASQATKDGKKDKKEEDKK, encoded by the exons ATGAATAGCCAGGTGATGGtggaacacgcctttaatctcagcactggagaggcagagacaggcggatctctgagtttgaagccagcctggtctacaga TGACTGTGAGGTGCTGACCACACTCACCCCTGACACTGGCCGCATCCTCTCTAAGCTCCACACCGTCCAACCCAAGGGCAAGATCACCTTCTGCACTGGCATCCGCGTGGCCCAT CTGGCTCTGAAGCACCGGCAGGGCAAGAATCACAAGATGCGCATCATCGCCTTCATTGGGAGCCCTGTGGAAGACAATGAAAAGGAT CTGGTGAAACTAGCTAAACgcctcaagaaagaaaaagtgaatgtTGACATCATCAATTTTGGGGAAGAG GAGGTGAACACAGAGAAGCTGACGGCCTTTGTGAACACACTGAACGGCAAGGACGGAACCGGGTCACATCTAGTGACAGTGCCTCCTGGGCCCAGCTTGGCCGATGCTCTCATCAGTTCTCCTATTCTGGCTGGTGAAGGTGGTGCCATGCTGGGTCTCGGTGCCAGTGACTTTGAGTTTGGAGTAGACCCCAGTGCTGATCCCGAGTTGGCCCTA GCCCTTCGTGTTTCTATGGAAGAGCAGCGGCAgcggcaggaggaggaggcacgGCGGGCTGCTGCGGCCTCTGCAGCTGAGGCTGGAATTGCTACATCTGGGACTGAAGGTGAAAGAG ACTCAGATGATGCCCTGCTGAAGATGACCATCAACCAGCAGGAGTTTGGCCGTGCTGGGCTTCCTGACCTAAGCAGCATGACTGAGGAGGAGCAGATTGCCTATGCCATGCAGATGTCCCTTCAGGGAGCAG AGTTTGGCCAAGCAGAGTCAGCTGACATCGATGCCAGCTCAGCCATGGACACATCAGAGCCAGTCAAG GAGGAGGATGACTATGACGTGATGCAGGACCCAGAGTTCCTTCAGAGTGTCCTAGAGAACCTGCCAGGCGTGGATCCCAACAATGAAGCCATTCGAAATGCAATGGGCTCTCTGGCCTCCCAGGCCACCAAGGATGgcaagaaagacaagaaagaggaagacaagaagTGA
- the Psmd4 gene encoding 26S proteasome non-ATPase regulatory subunit 4 isoform X4, which translates to MNSQVMVEHAFNLSTGEAETGGSLSLKPAWSTDDCEVLTTLTPDTGRILSKLHTVQPKGKITFCTGIRVAHLALKHRQGKNHKMRIIAFIGSPVEDNEKDLVKLAKRLKKEKVNVDIINFGEEEVNTEKLTAFVNTLNGKDGTGSHLVTVPPGPSLADALISSPILAGEGGAMLGLGASDFEFGVDPSADPELALALRVSMEEQRQRQEEEARRAAAASAAEAGIATSGTEDSDDALLKMTINQQEFGRAGLPDLSSMTEEEQIAYAMQMSLQGAEFGQAESADIDASSAMDTSEPVKEEDDYDVMQDPEFLQSVLENLPGVDPNNEAIRNAMGSLASQATKDGKKDKKEEDKK; encoded by the exons ATGAATAGCCAGGTGATGGtggaacacgcctttaatctcagcactggagaggcagagacaggcggatctctgagtttgaagccagcctggtctacaga TGACTGTGAGGTGCTGACCACACTCACCCCTGACACTGGCCGCATCCTCTCTAAGCTCCACACCGTCCAACCCAAGGGCAAGATCACCTTCTGCACTGGCATCCGCGTGGCCCAT CTGGCTCTGAAGCACCGGCAGGGCAAGAATCACAAGATGCGCATCATCGCCTTCATTGGGAGCCCTGTGGAAGACAATGAAAAGGAT CTGGTGAAACTAGCTAAACgcctcaagaaagaaaaagtgaatgtTGACATCATCAATTTTGGGGAAGAG GAGGTGAACACAGAGAAGCTGACGGCCTTTGTGAACACACTGAACGGCAAGGACGGAACCGGGTCACATCTAGTGACAGTGCCTCCTGGGCCCAGCTTGGCCGATGCTCTCATCAGTTCTCCTATTCTGGCTGGTGAAGGTGGTGCCATGCTGGGTCTCGGTGCCAGTGACTTTGAGTTTGGAGTAGACCCCAGTGCTGATCCCGAGTTGGCCCTA GCCCTTCGTGTTTCTATGGAAGAGCAGCGGCAgcggcaggaggaggaggcacgGCGGGCTGCTGCGGCCTCTGCAGCTGAGGCTGGAATTGCTACATCTGGGACTGAAG ACTCAGATGATGCCCTGCTGAAGATGACCATCAACCAGCAGGAGTTTGGCCGTGCTGGGCTTCCTGACCTAAGCAGCATGACTGAGGAGGAGCAGATTGCCTATGCCATGCAGATGTCCCTTCAGGGAGCAG AGTTTGGCCAAGCAGAGTCAGCTGACATCGATGCCAGCTCAGCCATGGACACATCAGAGCCAGTCAAG GAGGAGGATGACTATGACGTGATGCAGGACCCAGAGTTCCTTCAGAGTGTCCTAGAGAACCTGCCAGGCGTGGATCCCAACAATGAAGCCATTCGAAATGCAATGGGCTCTCTGGCCTCCCAGGCCACCAAGGATGgcaagaaagacaagaaagaggaagacaagaagTGA